The Phocoena sinus isolate mPhoSin1 chromosome 8, mPhoSin1.pri, whole genome shotgun sequence nucleotide sequence cccttggctgACATCTGAAGACTTCGATTTCATTGGGAAGGTTCCCACATGAACTGATGAGACTGGCTCACTGGCTCTAAACTGTTTCTGCAAACAATGTGGTTCACAGTGAAAacctcctttccttctgggagtcagGAAAAGACTGCCTACATGACCAGCCCCCCATTAAAACCTTGGGTACTTAGTCTCTAACAAGCTTCCTTCTAGACATTTCACACATATTGTGAATAAATCGTTGCTAGGGGAATTAAGCACATCCTGCATGATCCCACTGGGAGAGGGCTCTGGAAGCTTGGGCCTGGTTTCCCCTGTACTCTGCTCCAGGTGCCTTTTCCCTTGGCTGATCTTCTGTTGTATCCTGTTGCTGTAATAAAGCAAAGCTCTAAGTACAACTGtgtgctgagtcctgtgagtcctcTTAGTGGAGCACCAAGCCTGAGGGTGATCTTGGGACCCCCAAGTACAGGGAGTCCTTTATGGTATATACCAAGTATACGGTATAGGGAGGCTCAGTAAGTAGCCCCCCCCATCACGGTTTCACCCACATCCTTCTCTCATCCTTCTGTCCCCCCATTCAATTTCCTGATCCAATGCTCAGAATGCCAAAGGCATGTATCTTCCTGAAAGTTCCTCACTTTATAGTAAATGAGGTGCATTTCTTTAAGCTGCTACACAGAAAGTAggaataagtatttgttgaaggaGTCACTTCTCAAAGGAATAAGGAAGAAACAGCACTAATGCTTTTTGAGTTCCTTTCTAGGCTGTCTGATCACCAAGCCTCCCAGAGACAAAGGAGCCAGGGTCACCACAACTTAAAAGGAATGCAGCATGCTCACCTCACAGTTCTGACTTACAGCTACTGCTGGTAGTCTCACTTTCTACAACTGCACAGCGGCAGAAGTTAGTGTTTTAATACTGGGATGTGTTCCGCTCCAAGACTGACCAAACAGATGGATAAATTTAGCCCTTTTTAGAAACCTAAGCTCGTCCTAAGCAGGATTCTGTAACAGCCATATCTCCAACCTGGTTCCCGTGGCTGACTTAACCCAATCCATCGTCTGGAGCAAGCCTTGGCTAGTGCGTCTTGAGATGTCCATTGTGTTTTACCTGCTGCTCCTCACTCCGCCTGCTTCTCCAGGTGTGGTACTTCTTGCTGCTTTTCCTCCATGCAAAACGCCAGATGCTAACCATGAAACACCAAGACACAGCATACATCGCAACTCCCCCGACCTTCACAAACCACTTGGGCTTGGGTGAgaccatttcacagaagaggaggtGAGCTCCTACACCAATCCTCACTCCAGTGAACAGAGCTGCAAAGAGGAAATCCACCACGTCTCCAGTGAAACTATGGTAATGGCCTGTTTCACGAAGAAACCAGCGCATCTGTAGCAAGGGATTGGTAATCTCGCTTCCAAAGAGGACTGCATTGACCTCTGTGCCTGACTCTCCAAGCACCAGGGCCATGATGATGCCCAAGATACTCAGTGTGTGGTGAGCCAGCATCAGGGCCCCCTCAGACTGGAAGTAGATACACCAGCCCAAGTCGAAGATGAAGTAGCCCAAGGTGAAACACAGAACGTGCACTTGGAGAGGTGTATTGGGTGAGCCTGAAATAAACCAAGACAGAAGCAAATTGAGTGGCTGGGAATCGTGCTACCTCACGCAGAGATCCTGGGTTGCTCTTTCTCAAGCTTTTCTGAATCACTGAAAACAACTGCAGGCACGTGCTTTTTAaaggcaaccaaaaaaaaaaaaccaaaacactaaaaTCTAAAACTTTGGTCTTTATCAAACCAATGTTACAGGGCCCAGGAAATGCTGTTCTGATGCACCAGATCTCAATGAGTGATTTACGCACCAGCAATTATCTCAGCGTCCTCTCTGTGTAGCAGCATAAAATccagtttctttgttctttcaatTAAAATCCTACacactctctttcttttctttttttttaaccagctaAAGCTCTGTTTCTAGACTCTTTTAGTTATTCTCTCCCACTAGCAGCAGATgctaactattatatatagaatggacaaacaacaaggtcctactgtatagcacggggaactatattcaatatcctgtaataaaccataatggaaaagttaTTCTGTCCCAAATGTCAGATTAATTTCTTAGCTTAATGGGTTAGATTATTGGACATTGGTGGCCCTAACTCGTCTTGAAAGTGGACTCTGGAGAGAACCCCAAAAGTTAGTATGTTCCCATGTCCAAGAACATAGGGTGCAAGGACCTGACATGTTTTGAATCCATTAAGAGccttcatataaaatataaagcttaAGAGTTGCTTCCTATCAGTTTGACAGTTTGGGGGAAATTTCAGAAGCTCAATATGGGAatctaaagaaattataaaaagaaagaatctaaggaattaaaaaaaatcatattctagGGAActtatggactgaattatgtccctccaaaattcgtatgttgaagccctaaactccagtacctcaaaatgtgactatatttggaaatagggcctttgaagaggtaattaagttaaaataggGATGTTAGGGTAGTGTTCTTATAAAACAAGGACATTAGGACTAGGATGTAGATAGGCAcaaaggaaagaccatgtgaagacacagcaagaaggcagctctGCACGCAAAGGAGCAAAGCCTCGGAAGAAATCAAAcccgccaacaccttgatcttggacttctagcctccagaattgtgagaaaatcaatctctgttgtttaagctacccagtctgtagtattttattataacagccccagcaaactaattCAAGGGGATATAGGTTTTGTATTCTAAGGGAGTAACACTTGTATCAGTACATCTAGCAGcttaaaaattaatatagctGCCCCCAAATAATGAGGCATTGGTTAAATAAAAGATAGTAAATGCATACAacacaatattatataacaacTGAAAAGGATAAGGAAGATCTATATATATAGACATGGAAAGATGATGTCCTTTGAATATACAATCAAGTAAAGATTGCAGGTTACCAAAAAGTATGTTTAATGCAGTGCATTAGTGTCTGTTTGGGGCTGGTGGTAGATGTTGATATTAGctttattatttatacattttggtCGATTAAATTGTAAAAAGcaatcaagatttttttaaaaaatagagagtTATGAAAAGCAGAAACAATAGGTGACACATACAAATCAGCATTAACAATGAAGATGAATGGAGACTCCCAAAGCACATTATAATAGTAATTATTCTTCAATATTCTTCAGTATTATACAAATTCTGTGGAAAAGTCCCATCCTTCGAAGACTACCCCCAAATCATAAATTCCTAAGGGAAAATTCTCTAATGTCTCCCACCTACCTGGGTGGGTAAAAGGCCAAGGGCCATCAATGAAGCCAATATAAGCTGAGAGACCTATCGAGAGGACTCCGTGGGTGAACGTAACCAGCCGGCAGCTCCACTCATAGCTTCGGTGATTATTCAGGCGACAGAAAGAAATGTAGAGCGAGAGCCAGCCCCCCAGGCTGCACAGCGCCTGCAGACACAGAGCTAAGGCCATCCTACGATGAAAagaccaaaaccagaaaaacaaaggatgCACCCTAAGAAAACAGCATTGGGTCATTTTGTGTATACGTCTTCATTTCTACTCTAAGACAGTACAAAAATATTGCCTTCCCGGAAACACTTTTTCCTTATCTACAGAGCCAAGAATCTTCTACTGAAGCGTGGCTGTATTTCTGATTGCGTGTTCCTTAGAGATAACTGGTCAAAACCGTAAACCGAAAAGCAGGAACTGCATTCTGAGTTAGCAGATAGTCTAATATGGTATATGTTGTTATGATGAGTAAATGTCAATAACCTCCCAGTGATGACTGACCTTGGACTACAATACACAAGTAATTTAATATGTGTATTAGATAATGTGTTCATATTTCAAAAATCTCAATAAGAAGCCCTCACGGAAAAACACCTCCACCACTTGTGGTCTCTGCTAGAAGTCATATGACACATGGCAGTTTAATGTGGTTTTAAGCTGATACTAAACTCAACTGAAGTCTGGGTTTGGATCATGGGTTTATCAGTCAAAATCAAAACTTGAGGTAAACCTAAAGACAGAACTAAACAAAGACCTAAATAgtttggaagggaaaaaaaataaactcctagTTCTATTCAGTTCTGAAATCCAACTCAAAGATTGACCAAGGGGGAAGCAGCATTTTGAGGTACAAGTGGGGAGTTTTTgttaagatataaaaatatctttaagacaattatttagttaaaaatgaaacaacGTCAGAAAGCCACTGACTGAAATTTTTTACCGGTGATAAATATTTCAGGACAAGAATGAGTGTAATGGAGTCAATATAGTCAGATAGGACTAAAATCTGAAAATAGCCAAGATGTCCTTATTAATATTCATTAGCTCCTCTGTTGAAagtacaaataaagaaataaaaaacatttcacATATCTGTCTCATCTCAGCAGGAATTTTCTGCATGGCTACACTTATTGCTTAACCCTATTCTGACACGCGAAATAGTATCTGTGGGCCAACACACTTCAATACACAAGCCACTCCCAAGAATGCTATCCAGAGAGGGCTTTATGAAGGTCAAGTGCTGTACAGCTTTCATCTGAAATCAGATTAGAAAACAGCAGTTGTCAGTCATTGACCTGAGTTCCAGTTCTGTCTCTGCCCCTAAATAGCCATAAGAGTGTGAACAATCACTTTCacctcctgagcctcagtttaaaaaaaaaaagagagagagagagagagagagaagaaaggaaagaaaaaaggattgaAAAGAACTCTATGATCCGGCCCAGTTCTGACAAGGAGTTCTGAGATAATTTCGTAAAACATCCAGGCCAATTTTCAGAGCAAGGGCCAGAGGTACAAAGGACCCAGAGTGAAAAGAACTGTCCTCTCCCACTTCCTTTTAAAGGCCAGGGTCACCGGCCAGTAAAGCGGATCAGCTCATTTAGATATAACGATTAGTATTTTTAGAGTCCTCTTCCCTGAATCCTAATTCCCTGGCAGAACAGAGGACACGGTAGCCCatttacaaacaaataaaagaatagaCATTTATAAATGGCAGATacaactctgtgaccttgggaaagtcactccATCTCCGCGTTTCGGCTTTTCACTCTTGGGTGAAAGAATGACAGGGTATTTAGATGGCCGATGGCCGTTCCAGCTCAGAATTCCAAGGCTCCTGTCTTTGCTCCTCCCGGTCCAGGGCCAGATTCGGGAGGAGGAGCGCTGGGCGGGCCCACCTGGCTCTGGGCCTCGGAGCAGGCGTGGCCGGAGCGAGCAGCAACCTCGGCGCCTGGCAGGCACCGCGAGCGCATCTCCCCCGGACGCGCCTAACTACCCTGTGGTCACGCCCACCTACCCTGTGGTCACGCCCGGCTTGGGCACACCTGAGCCGGACCACTATGCCAGCATCCCACCCGGCGCCCGCGCCGGCGCCCAAAGGCAGAAGGAACTCCCCTCCCCtcagaggccaggccaggccatcTGCCCGCTTCCTTCCCCCGCAGCGGACCGCGCAGGCCGGGCCATCCACGTCCGGAGCCCATCCCGGCCGCGGGAGCCGGGCGGTCCCCGCCGCGCAGTTACCTGGCCGAGCGCCCCGGGAAGCCTCGGGAATCCCGGCCCCGGGGCTCAGGGCCCGGATCCCGGGAGCAGGAAGCAGCGGAAAGATGGAGAGAGGACGAGGCTCTGACGGCTGTAGAGGAGGAGCCGGTGGTCTGGGGGCACCTGCTGGCTGGGAGGACGGAGCGCACAGCCAGAGCTGGACGAGAGACTGTTCAGAAAGCGGGCGGGAGGGTCCTCCTTCTTCGCGCAGGCCTGAGGGGGCGGGGCGGTGGTGGTGAGGGGGTGATGATGACCTAGTGGTGACGTGAGACCTGCAGGCTGTTGCCCTTgcttctgtgtttgtttgttgtctgttTGTTAGAATAAAtatccatcccctccccccacgATGGGACAGCCCATCCCATAACCAGTTGTAGAGCACCTACTGAGTGCTTGCACCCCTGCTAGGCACTGTGTGAGATGAAAGacatagtccctgccctcacacCTGAGTCTAAGTTGTGAAACAAGCACACAAATAACTAATTTCCAGGGAAGCGCTCAGGCCTGAAAATTAGAGTTACATATTCCTTCTCATGTCAACCCTGTCACCAACTTGGCAGTAGAGTATAAGGCTTGAGGGTAAACCTGGCTCTGTTACTGACTGTGTatctttggacaagttacttttctgtgcctccattttctcattcatagaatggggataataataatagctgtctCATAAAGTTATTGCAAGAATTCTACACATGGTACATGTGAAAAGTGCTTACAGCAATGGCTGGTGCATGGAAGTCGTTATATGAATGTTAACTATTGTTGTTGTTACCTCACTTTGGGTtaaccctctctcctctctggatcTGTTTTAATACCAGGGAAAGTAAGTTTGAAGAGATAACCAAACATAAGTGTGGAGATGCAAATGGGGTAAAGAGAGCATCTGAGTTGGTTGATCAGGACAGGCACAGGTAGGATGCTGAGGGGCCCAGACATTCTTAAGAAGAGAAGACCTTGAGCAGAATTGTGAGCATTTAGGCCATGTCTGGGAAATAATAAATAGTCTTGTTTGGGTCATTTGTCTTGCCAGCCCTTTAAGAGTAAGGATCacactcttttcatttttgtttccctaGTACCTGGTACAGAGGCAGgtgcaataaatgtttgctggttGAATGAATGGGCAATGAGCCTGGAAATGTATACTGGAAGCATATTGAAGCTCCTAAACCTTAATGACCATCTAGACCACTTGGGAAGTGTTTTCAAAATACCCTTTGTTCAGGCCGCACCTTGAAGGTTGTGCTTTAGTAAGCTTGGTGTGACGCCCAGGaatctgtatcttttaaaatctgcCCATAGATCTTCAGATGATTAGTCACATTTGGGGACCACTGATGTTAAAGGACCTTAAGTGACTGATGCCAGCCTAAGATGCCAGGCTGAGGCATCTTATTATGCAGATAATAGGAAACCTATGATGATATTGGGCAAAAGGAATAATTTTACCATGCTCTCCAAGTCCTTGCTACTGAAAGTCTGGTCCAGGGACCAGCAAAATCTACATCACCTGAGAAtttgttaaaaacacaaaatctcaGACCCTAACCCcggatctactgaatcagaatctgcattttgacaaaGTCCCCAATGATCTGTGTGAATATTCACGccgtggttctcaaccttgacaGAACGATAGAACCACTTGAGAAGCTGTTTAAAATCCCAATTCCCTGGGCCACATCCCAGACAAAGTAAATCAGAATCTGTGTgagtgtcaattttttttttcaagtttcccAGGTAATTCCCTTGGGCAACcaaagttgagaatcactgccatATAGAGACTCAACGAAAATCAGTATAAGACTAGTTGGAGAAGACAGCCTGTCACAAATGGGTTGGAAAAGACCA carries:
- the TLCD5 gene encoding TLC domain-containing protein 5 isoform X3, which codes for MTQCCFLRVHPLFFWFWSFHRRMALALCLQALCSLGGWLSLYISFCRLNNHRSYEWSCRLVTFTHGVLSIGLSAYIGFIDGPWPFTHPGSPNTPLQVHVLCFTLGYFIFDLGCIWRFAWRKSSKKYHTWRSRRSEEQQVKHNGHLKTH
- the TLCD5 gene encoding TLC domain-containing protein 5 isoform X1, producing the protein MTQCCFLRVHPLFFWFWSFHRRMALALCLQALCSLGGWLSLYISFCRLNNHRSYEWSCRLVTFTHGVLSIGLSAYIGFIDGPWPFTHPGSPNTPLQVHVLCFTLGYFIFDLGWCIYFQSEGALMLAHHTLSILGIIMALVLGESGTEVNAVLFGSEITNPLLQMRWFLRETGHYHSFTGDVVDFLFAALFTGVRIGVGAHLLFCEMVSPKPKWFVKVGGVAMYAVSWCFMVSIWRFAWRKSSKKYHTWRSRRSEEQQVKHNGHLKTH
- the TLCD5 gene encoding TLC domain-containing protein 5 isoform X2, coding for MLAHHTLSILGIIMALVLGESGTEVNAVLFGSEITNPLLQMRWFLRETGHYHSFTGDVVDFLFAALFTGVRIGVGAHLLFCEMVSPKPKWFVKVGGVAMYAVSWCFMVSIWRFAWRKSSKKYHTWRSRRSEEQQVKHNGHLKTH